A DNA window from Vicinamibacterales bacterium contains the following coding sequences:
- a CDS encoding R3H domain-containing nucleic acid-binding protein, which yields MSSTASIVDFVQDVVDAMGLELKASAEDGQDGLRINLDGEDGSVLTRRQGEVLQALQQIVGAAFRGERGDERRLVVDCNGYRRDKDAELHQMAGFLAQKAKDSGLAQEIGPLNPYERRIVHLAVSAIESVTSESIGDAFEKTVIISVK from the coding sequence ATGAGTTCGACCGCCTCGATCGTGGATTTCGTTCAAGACGTCGTCGACGCCATGGGTCTCGAATTGAAAGCCTCGGCCGAGGACGGGCAGGACGGCCTCCGTATCAACCTCGACGGGGAAGACGGATCGGTGCTCACGCGGCGGCAGGGCGAGGTCCTTCAGGCGCTGCAGCAGATCGTCGGCGCGGCGTTCAGGGGTGAACGCGGTGACGAACGCCGGCTCGTCGTGGACTGCAACGGCTACCGGCGCGACAAGGACGCGGAGCTGCATCAGATGGCCGGGTTCTTGGCGCAGAAGGCCAAGGACAGCGGGCTCGCGCAGGAAATCGGCCCGCTGAATCCATACGAGCGCCGCATCGTGCATCTCGCGGTGTCCGCCATCGAGTCCGTGACGTCCGAAAGCATCGGGGACGCGTTCGAGAAGACGGTCATCATTTCCGTGAAGTAG